In a single window of the Zea mays cultivar B73 chromosome 5, Zm-B73-REFERENCE-NAM-5.0, whole genome shotgun sequence genome:
- the LOC125446251 gene encoding uncharacterized protein LOC125446251, with protein sequence MRRASFLDQHCQLHLDAWTDAFSYPACHLVLMRRVRTSEARARPHVKYGWIWQIRQEPSPSRSERKKERMGAWGPVLVVELSLRMGRVRHAGPATTVGTQDLPPPSFVLHFSSSLPATRLGELD encoded by the exons ATGAGGAGAGCATCTTTCTTGGACCAACATTGCCAGCTCCATCTGGATGCTTGGACGGACGCATTTTCCTATCCAGCGTGTCACCTCGTGCTGATGAGGCGCGTACGTACCTCGGAGGCCAGAGCGAGACCACACGTGAAATACG GCTGGATTTGGCAGATCAGGCAGGAACCATCTCCTTCTCGTTctgaaagaaaaaaagaaagaatgGGAGCGTGGGGGCCTGTTCTCGTGGTTGAGCTGTCCCTGCGCATGGGGCGCGTACGTCATGCGGGCCCCGCCACGACAGTAGGTACACAAGATCTTCCTCCTCCTTCCTTTGTTCTCCACTTCTCCTCCTCTCTACCTGCTACCAGATTAGGTGAACTAGATTAA
- the LOC100278443 gene encoding uncharacterized protein LOC100278443: MIMGLPEVKQKKKKRLVHSTRGEDRHGHHHQDGSEAWVLGLSGAGIAALPLHQLKPVRVEVKAGRRRHAAATEDGEEEEEPVTPRGEGWRIPAEAVACPPAPKKPRTAVFIVRDNAAAGGRRCNYDGGDVVDEFFRVPADLEAVFVARAAKAN, encoded by the coding sequence aTGATCATGGGGCTGCCGGAggtgaagcagaagaagaagaagcggcTCGTGCATAGCACGCGAGGGGAAGATCGTCACGGGCACCACCACCAAGACGGCAGCGAGGCCTGGGTGCTGGGCCTGTCCGGCGCCGGGATCGCCGCCCTGCCGCTGCACCAGCTCAAGCCCGTACGCGTCGAGGTCAAGGCCGGCCGCCGACGGCACGCGGCggccaccgaggacggcgaggaggAGGAAGAGCCCGTGACGCCGAGGGGGGAAGGGTGGAGGATACCGGCGGAGGCGGTGGCGTGCCCGCCCGCTCCCAAGAAGCCCAGGACGGCGGTGTTCATCGTCAGAGACAAcgccgccgccggcggccgccGGTGCAACTACGACGGCGGCGACGTGGTCGACGAGTTCTTCCGCGTGCCGGCGGATTTGGAGGCCGTCTTCGTCGCCCGCGCAGCCAAGGCcaactag